A segment of the Streptococcus dysgalactiae subsp. dysgalactiae genome:
TGGTCATATCGTTGATCCTAAGACAGGAACTATTGTCGATGAGGTTATGGTGTCAGTCATGCTGGCTCCCAAAACCTTTACCCGTGAAAATGTAATTGAAATCAATACGCACGGTGGTATTGCGGTAACTAACGAAATATTACAATTACTGATTCGACAAGGGGCTAGAATGGCAGAGCCAGGTGAATTCACCAAACGTGCCTTCTTAAATGGTCGTGTTGATTTGACTCAGGCTGAGGCTGTCATGGACATTATTCGTGCTAAAACAGACAAGGCTATGACAATTGCGGTCAAGCAACTGGATGGCTCCCTTTCCCAGCTTATCAATGATACCCGTCAAGAAATTCTCAATACCTTAGCCCAAGTTGAAGTCAATATTGACTACCCGGAATATGACGATGTGGAAGAAATGACAACTGCTCTGTTACGTGAGAAAACACAAGAATTCCAAAAGCTTTTGAAAAACCTCCTCCGCACAGCTAAACGCGGCAAGATTCTTCGCGAGGGACTATCCACAGCTATTATTGGACGACCAAATGTCGGTAAGTCAAGCTTGCTTAATAATTTGTTACGAGAGGACAAAGCCATCGTCACTGATATTGCAGGAACTACCCGAGATGTCATTGAGGAATACGTTAATATCAAAGGAGTTCCTCTCAAACTTGTCGATACGGCTGGTATCCGTGAAACAGATGATTTAGTCGAACAAATCGGAGTTGAGCGGTCTAAAAAAGCTCTTCAAGAAGCTGACCTTGTTCTCCTTGTGCTGAATGCCTCTGAACCATTAACTGACCAAGACCGATCGCTATTATATCTCAGTCAAGACAGTAACCGTATTATATTGCTGAATAAAACAGATTTGGAACAAAAGATTGAATTGGAACAGTTGCCAGCGGATCTTATTCCTATTTCGGTGTTAACCAACCATAATATTGACCTGATCGAAGATCGCATCAACCAGCTTTTCTTTGACAACGCTGGTTTGGTAGAGCAAGATGCCACTTACCTGTCAAATGCCCGCCACATTTCTTTGATTGAAAAGGCTGTACAAAGTTTGGAAGCTGTCAATGATGGTTTAGCCCTTGGCATGCCAGTGGATTTACTACAAGTTGATCTAACCAGAACTTGGGAAATCCTCGGAGAAATCACAGGAGACGCTGCTCCTGATGAACTCATTACCCAACTCTTTAGCCAATTCTGTCTTGGTAAATAGTCAGAAAGCCCAGTGGGCTTTCTGAGCTCTGAACTTGGAGATTTTATATTTTTACAAGAAATGTCGATTCGTACTAGAGATTATCTT
Coding sequences within it:
- the mnmE gene encoding tRNA uridine-5-carboxymethylaminomethyl(34) synthesis GTPase MnmE; translated protein: MSITKEFDTITAISTPLGEGAIGIVRLSGTDALAIAQSVFKGKNLEQVASHTINYGHIVDPKTGTIVDEVMVSVMLAPKTFTRENVIEINTHGGIAVTNEILQLLIRQGARMAEPGEFTKRAFLNGRVDLTQAEAVMDIIRAKTDKAMTIAVKQLDGSLSQLINDTRQEILNTLAQVEVNIDYPEYDDVEEMTTALLREKTQEFQKLLKNLLRTAKRGKILREGLSTAIIGRPNVGKSSLLNNLLREDKAIVTDIAGTTRDVIEEYVNIKGVPLKLVDTAGIRETDDLVEQIGVERSKKALQEADLVLLVLNASEPLTDQDRSLLYLSQDSNRIILLNKTDLEQKIELEQLPADLIPISVLTNHNIDLIEDRINQLFFDNAGLVEQDATYLSNARHISLIEKAVQSLEAVNDGLALGMPVDLLQVDLTRTWEILGEITGDAAPDELITQLFSQFCLGK